Proteins encoded together in one Camelina sativa cultivar DH55 chromosome 9, Cs, whole genome shotgun sequence window:
- the LOC104711828 gene encoding protein LITTLE ZIPPER 3-like has product MIVVSGERSKKAKKMERLNSKLYVENCYIMKENERLRKKAELLNQENQQLLFQLKQKLSKTKNPNGSNNDNKSSSASGQS; this is encoded by the exons ATGATTGTTGTGTCAGGAGAGAGAAG caagaaagcaaaaaaaatggagaGGCTAAACTCGAAGCTGTATGTAGAAAACTGTTACATAATGAAAGAGAACGAGAGGCTAAGGAAGAAAGCTGAGCTTCTAAACCAAGAGAATCAACAGCTTTTGTTTCAGCTCAAACAGAAACTCTCCAAAACTAAGAACCCTAATGGATCAAACAATGACAACAAATCAAGCTCTGCTTCTGGACAATCTTGA
- the LOC104715606 gene encoding uncharacterized protein LOC104715606, producing the protein MIELYSVCGLWKLNNNIHWEFEIDNERGASLINIDENTRFSELVKILLEDFDIDIQAQCLKLSYSLPAKSSTIGSIPIFIRNDRQLEAFKLKYAQSGGVLHLCVTVEDFCEIVEQGQPSSTPFIESVTAVTQDQTSSNLLVGNAIDVYTHTQDQPIPNSYVEGVPRNMTTSVGYPSCSSHSTGLIDVDSLFFGKLFKDKTEMRSQMRMYAVKHSFEFHTFKSDNKRYVLKCIDEKCSWRLLATKAKASDSFVVRKYSSQHSCDSALRNVNHRQATARTLAGLVSNHFAGGKLPLRPKQLMEIFRNDHGVGVSYSKAWRAQEHASELARGIPADSYEVLPSWFHMIEKKNPGTITYIKADSDNKFRYGFLAFGASIRGFKLMRKVISIDGAHLKSKYKGTLLAASAQDGNFQLYPIAFAVVDSENDASWDWFLRCLKTIIPDEEDLVFVSDRASSIATALSVNYVHAHHGICTFHLQKNLETRFRASASLLPVVHDASRAYTQYDFDYLFTQISNGDPDLGEYLWQADIRKWSRAYSPSNRYNIMTSNCAESINSRLKETREYPIVCLFDTIRSILTRWFNERREESCRHPYAVTTKVGNKMNESYNNTTRWLEVSQVNENIFEVKAALKTYMVNLDTRKCTCCMFDIDKFPCAHGIAAAKHVNLNENMFVDDYHSTERWRLAYSESIHPVGDMEYWEIPESVSTSIRPPSTRTPSTSSS; encoded by the exons ATGATTGAATTGTATTCAGTATGTGGTTTGTGGAAGTTGAACAACAACATTCATTGGGAATTTGAGATTGATAATGAAAGGGGAGCTTCTTTGATTAACATTGATGAGAATACTAGATTTAGTGAGTTGGTAAAAATTCTATTAGAAGATTTTGACATTGATATTCAGGCACAATGTTTAAAGCTTAGTTATTCATTGCCTGCTAAGTCTTCTACTATAGGTAGTATTCCTATCTTTATTAGAAATGATAGGCAGCTTGAAgcttttaaactcaaatatgCACAAAGTGGAGGAGTTCTTCATCTATGTGTTACTGTTGAGGATTTTTGTGAGATTGTAGAGCAG GGTCAACCTAGCTCTACTCCTTTTATTGAGAGTGTTACTGCTGTTACTCAG GATCAAACAAGCTCAAATCTGTTAGTTGGGAATGCTATTGATGTTTATACTCATACTCAG gatcaaccaataccaaattcATATGTCGAGGGTGTTCCTCGTAACATGACAACCTCTGTTGGGTATCCATCTTGTTCTTCACACTCAACTGGTCTAATCGATGTGGATTCACTGTTTTTTGGAAAGTTattcaaagacaaaacagaaatgagaaGTCAGATGCGGATGTATGCAGTCAAGCATAGTTTtgagtttcatacttttaagtCAGACAACAAGAGGTATGTTCTTAAATGTATTGATGAAAAATGTAGTTGGAGGCTACTTGCAACTAAGGCTAAAGCATCAGATAGCTTTGTTGTTCGAAAGTATAGTAGTCAGCACAGCTGTGACTCTGCTTTAAGGAATGTTAATCATCGCCAAGCAACTGCAAGGACTTTGGCTGGTTTggttagtaaccattttgcagGAGGAAAGCTTCCTCTCAGACCCAAACAGCTCATGGAAATTTTTAGGAATGACCATGGAGTTGGTGTCTCGTACTCAAAAGCATGGAGAGCTCAAGAACATGCATCAGAACTTGCTAGGGGTATACCTGCTGATAGTTATGAGGTTTTACCGAGTTGGTTTCACatgatagaaaagaagaatccagGTACTATCACTTACATCAAAGCTGATTCTGATAATAAGTTTAGATATGGTTTTCTGGCTTTTGGTGCATCAATTAGAGGTTTTAAGTTGATGAGAAAAGTTATTTCTATTGATGGCGcccatttgaaatcaaaatataaaggGACTTTGCTTGCTGCATCAGCTCAGGATGGTAATTTTCAGTTGTATCCTAttgcttttgctgttgttgattctgagaatgatgcATCATGGGATTGGTTTTTGCGGTGTTTGAAGACTATTATTCCTGATGAAGAGGATCTAGTTTTTGTGTCTGATCGGGCTTCTTCAATTGCAACTGCGCTATCAGTAAATTATGTACATGCTCATCACGGGATCTGCACTTTCCACTTGCAAAAGAACCTGGAAACACGATTTAGAGCTTCggcttctcttcttccagtTGTTCATGATGCTTCAAGAGCTTACACTcagtatgattttgattatttgttcacTCAAATTTCCAATGGTGATCCGGATCTTGGAGAATATCTTTGGCAAGCTGATATTAGGAAATGGTCACGTGCATATTCTCCTTCAAACCGGTACAACATTATGACATCTAATTGTGCCGAGTCCATTAACTCCAGGTTAAAAGAGACTCGTGAGTATCCAATTGTCTGCCTGTTTGATACAATCAGGTCTATTttgactaggtggtttaatgaACGACGTGAGGAGAGCTGTCGACATCCATATGCTGTTACTACAAAAGTTGGGAATAAGATGAATGAATCTTATAATAATACTACCCGCTGGCTTGAAGTTAGTCAAGTAAATGAAAATATCTTCGAGGTTAAAGCAGCTTTAAAGACATATATGGTGAATTTGGACACAAGGAAATGCACATGCTGTATGTTTGATATTGACAaattcccttgtgcacatggaATTGCTGCTGCCAAACATGTCAATCTCAATGAAAACatgtttgttgatgattatCATTCCACTGAAAG atGGCGTTTAGCATATTCAGAGAGCATTCACCCAGTAGGTGATATGGAGTATTGGGAGATTCCAGAGAGTGTTAGTACTTCTATTCGGCCACCTTCTACTCGTACACCttctacttcctcttcttga
- the LOC104711829 gene encoding probable purple acid phosphatase 20: MVKVWGLVAIVLIVLAENVLSYDRPGPRQNIVIHPSNEDDPMFPEQVHISLVGQDKMRISWITKHPIIPFPSVVYGTVSRKYEGSANGTSSSYHYLLIYRSGQINEVVIGPLKPNTVYYYKCGRPHSTQEFSFRTPPSQFPIKFAVSGDLGTTEWTRSTLEHISKWDHDVFILPGDLSYANMFQPTWDTFGRLVQPLASQRPWMVTQGNHEVEKIPLLHHTSFTAYNKRWRMPFEESGSTSNLYYSFNVYGVHFIMLGSYTDFKAGSEQYLWLENDLKKVDRKATPWLMAVVHAPWYNTNEAHQGEKESVDMKASMETLLYKARVDVVFAGHVHAYERFNRVYQDKFDKCGPVYINIGDGGNSEGLATEYKDPKPEISLFREASFGHGQLVVENATHAHWEWQRNDDDVSVKKDSIWLTSLLADSSCHI, encoded by the exons ATGGTGAAGGTTTGGGGTTTGGTGGCGATAGTGCTTATTGTTTTGGCCGAAAATGTCTTGTCTTATGATCGGCCGGGTCCTCGCCAAAATATAGTGATCCATCCTTCTAACGAAGATGATCCTATGTTCCCCGAACAG GTGCATATATCTCTGGTGGGGCAAGATAAAATGAGAATATCATGGATAACAAAACACCCAATCATACCATTCCCGAGTGTTGTATATGGCACAGTCTCTCGCAAATACGAAGGCTCGGCTAATGGAACATCGTCGTCGTACCACTACTTGTTGATCTACCGATCTGGCCAAATTAATGAAGTGGTTATAGGTCCATTAAAGCCCAATACAGTTTACTATTACAAATGTGGACGCCCACATTCAACTCAAGAGTTCAGCTTCAGGACCCCTCCCTCTCAATTCCCCATCAAATTCGCCGTGTCTG GTGACCTTGGGACAACTGAATGGACTAGATCAACATTGGAACATATCTCGAAATGGGATCACGACGTTTTCATCTTGCCTGGTGATCTATCTTACGCTAACATGTTCCAACCCACATGGGACACTTTTGGTCGCTTGGTGCAGCCACTTGCAAGCCAAAGACCTTGGATGGTCACTCAAGGCAACCACGAAGTCGAAAAAATACCTCTGTTACACCATACTTCCTTCACCGCTTATAACAAGAg GTGGCGCATGCCATTTGAAGAAAGTGGCTCGACCTCGAATTTGTACTATTCCTTCAACGTTTATGGAGTCCACTTTATCATGTTGGGGTCATACACAGATTTCAAGGCTGGCTCGGAGCAGTACCTATGGTTAGAAAATGATCTCAAAAAGGTTGACCGTAAGGCCACACCTTGGTTAATGGCTGTTGTGCATGCCCCTTGGTACAACACCAACGAAGCCCaccaaggagagaaagagagtgtgGATATGAAAGCATCTATGGAAACACTTCTTTATAAAGCACGCGTTGATGTGGTTTTTGCTGGTCACGTCCATGCTTACGAGCGTTTC AATCGAGTGTACCAAGATAAGTTCGACAAATGTGGACCAGTTTATATTAACATTGGGGATGGTGGCAATTCAGAAGGCCTTGCTACCGA GTACAAAGATCCAAAACCCGAAATATCATTGTTCAGAGAAGCAAGTTTTGGGCATGGTCAATTGGTGGTCGAGAATGCGACTCATGCACATTGGGAATGGCAGAGGAACGACGATGATGTCTCGGTCAAAAAGGATTCGATTTGGTTAACCAGTCTCTTAGCCGATTCATCTTGTCATATTTAG